The following are from one region of the Salvia hispanica cultivar TCC Black 2014 chromosome 1, UniMelb_Shisp_WGS_1.0, whole genome shotgun sequence genome:
- the LOC125197659 gene encoding uncharacterized protein LOC125197659, which yields MDMMSKQLDFLNSKFGSIETEPTGLGSEEVNYMHQGGNNRNFNNNYRHNQGGGNFNNFGNKAHPNLSYGNPHNALQPPPGFQVSNGQVVEPKKNELGDVLMTFMKQTWEIMANSDKRLKQVETDVQSLGIHMKSIDTQMSQISQAVGIQHQPDQFSSYTIVNPKDCKAINLRNGKSYEGPTIPAEKEKISQKEVVVEDVVEEEEEPVEEVPPPKANTKKKLDDQFSRFLDIFRKVHINIPLVEALQQMPSYAKFLKDVISKKRRWVEHETVNLTESCSAIIQKKLSAKMKDPGSFTISCIVGDSQVGKELCDLGASINLMPFSFFQKLKIGTLRPTTITLQMADRSVSYPRGIVKDILVKVNDFFFPVDFVVLDMEEDRNVPLILGRPFLATGKTMIDVQKRELTLRLNDESVIFHL from the exons ATGGACATGATGTCCAAGCAGCTGGATTTCTTGAATAGTAAGTTCGGCAGTATAGAAACAGAGCCAACCGGGCTCGGAAGTGAAGAGGTGAATTACATGCACCAAGGAGGCAACAATCGAAATTTCAACAACAACTACCGCCATAATCAAGGGGGTGGTAACTTCAACAACTTTGGGAATAAGGCACATCCCAATTTGTCTTATGGGAATCCTCACAATGCCCTGCAACCACCTCCGGGGTTTCAAGTGTCGAATGGACAAGTCGTTGAGCCGAAGAAGAATGAGCTTGGAGATGTTTTGATGACGTTTATGAAGCAGACATGGGAAATTATGGCCAATTCTGATAAGAGACTGAAGCAAGTAGAGACAGATGTGCAAAGCTTGGGCATTCACATGAAGAGCATCGATACTCAGATGAGCCAGATTTCACAGGCTGTGGGTATTCAACATCAACCGGACCAGTTTTCCTCATATACCATTGTCAATCCCAAGGACTGCAAAGCCATTAATCTGAGGAATGGAAAAAGCTATGAAGGTCCAACCATACCTGCAGAGAAGGAGAAGATCTCACAAAAAGAGGTGGTCGTAGAAGATGTAgtggaagaagaggaagagccAGTGGAGGAAGTACCGCCTCCCAAGGCAAACACT AAGAAGAAGCTAGATGATCAATTTTCTAGATTTCTTGACATTTTCAGAAAGGTACACATCAACATTCCGTTGGTAGAGGCGTTGCAGCAAATGCCTAGCTACGCCAAATTTCTGAAAGATGTTATCTCTAAGAAGAGGAGATGGGTGGAGCACGAGACCGTCAACTTGACGGAAAGCTGTAGTGCCATTATCCAGAAGAAATTGTCCGCTAAGATGAAAGATCCTGGAAGCTTCACTATATCGTGCATAGTGGGGGATAGCCAAGTGGGCAAGGAACTGTGTGACTTGGGAGCGAGCATTAATCTTATGCCGTTCTCGTTCTTTCAAAAGCTGAAGATTGGGACACTGAGGCCCACCACCATCACACTCCAGATGGCCGACCGATCTGTGTCGTATCCGAGGGGGATTGTTAAAGATATACTCGTCAAAGTCAATGACTTCTTCTTCCCTGTGGACTTTGTGGTGCTTGATATGGAGGAAGACCGGAATGTTCCTCTTATACTGGGAAGACCTTTCCTAGCTACAGGGAAGACAATGATCGATGTGCAGAAGAGAGAGCTCACACTCCGACTTAATGATGAGAGCGTCATTTTCCATCTATAA
- the LOC125212516 gene encoding protein indeterminate-domain 12-like produces the protein MFPMVIPNSSEEGTNSSRIHQSDLGTLNSMLQNSNAITTPQMKIKKKRNLPGNPDPDAEVIALSPKTLMTANRFVCEICNKGFQRDQNLQLHRRGHNLPWKLKQRSSKENRKRAYVCPEPSCLHHHPSRALGDLTGIKKHYCRKHGEKKWKCDKCSKIYAVQSDWKAHSKTCGTREYRCDCGTLFSRKDSFITHRAFCDALAEESARLSAATNSLILPQQNPNFSTTTLPYLFSPQNLLPFRNPWGPPSQNPNPINLSSPLYQENRSLIISSSPFGNSQAGAAPLSATALLQKAATMGATGNVGSTMAQLDMHKTSDGLTRDFLGLTGDQCSGGGLRELQLPLVKVSAFERDHNSVLKQHGFGFTETCSGWGNC, from the exons ATGTTTCCAATGGTGATTCCAAATTCAAGCGAAGAAGGCACCAATTCTTCAAGAATCCATCAATCTGATTTGGGCACCCTAAATTCAATGCTCCAGAATTCCAACGCCATCACCACTCCTCAGAtgaaaatcaagaagaaaagaaaccTCCCTGGCAACCCAG ACCCTGATGCTGAGGTGATTGCGTTGTCTCCGAAAACCCTGATGACAGCGAACCGATTCGTGTGCGAGATCTGCAACAAGGGTTTTCAGAGGGATCAGAACCTTCAGCTCCACCGGAGAGGGCACAATCTGCCGTGGAAGCTGAAGCAGAGGAGCAGCAAGGAGAATCGGAAGAGGGCTTATGTCTGCCCGGAGCCGTCGTgcctccaccaccaccctTCTCGGGCGCTGGGCGACCTCACCGGAATCAAGAAGCACTACTGCCGGAAACACGGCGAGAAGAAGTGGAAGTGCGACAAATGCTCCAAGATCTACGCCGTTCAATCCGATTGGAAAGCCCACTCCAAAACTTGTGGAACTCGAGAGTATCGATGTGATTGTGGAACCCTCTTCTCCAG GAAGGATAGCTTCATTACCCACAGGGCATTTTGTGATGCATTGGCTGAAGAAAGTGCAAGACTCTCAGCTGCCACAAACTCATTAATCTTGCCTcaacaaaaccctaatttcagTACCACCACCCTACCATATCTCTTCAGCCCCCAAAACCTCCTCCCATTCCGCAACCCGTGGGGCCCTCCTTcccaaaaccctaaccccATCAATCTCTCATCGCCACTCTACCAAGAGAACCGGAGCTTGATCATATCGTCGTCTCCCTTCGGAAACTCCCAGGCCGGGGCGGCTCCTCTCTCGGCCACCGCGCTCCTCCAGAAGGCGGCCACGATGGGGGCAACGGGCAATGTGGGCTCCACCATGGCCCAGCTCGACATGCACAAGACTAGCGACGGATTGACCAGGGATTTTCTAGGGCTGACCGGAGACCAATGCAGCGGCGGCGGATTGAGGGAGCTGCAGCTGCCGCTGGTGAAAGTATCGGCGTTTGAACGCGATCACAACTCTGTGTTGAAGCAGCATGGATTCGGGTTCACTGAAACCTGCTCCGGGTGGGGCAATTGCTAG